Proteins co-encoded in one Xanthomonas campestris pv. badrii genomic window:
- a CDS encoding CopL family metal-binding regulatory protein has product MVCWPHLFPPRAPVLHCLLRLLLCLCLVANTATGAWASVGMAMPEMAMPQPAAHGAGHAASADAMPCHADMPPPAPTQPDHASHHAHAADCCKLGSCDCLHHCSLALLTLPALPAGLPGRPALPAIPADGRGSPVPEQPVRPPIG; this is encoded by the coding sequence ATGGTATGCTGGCCGCATCTGTTTCCGCCGCGAGCGCCCGTGCTGCATTGCCTGCTCCGCCTGCTGCTGTGCCTATGCCTGGTCGCCAACACGGCCACCGGCGCATGGGCGTCGGTGGGCATGGCCATGCCGGAGATGGCCATGCCGCAACCGGCTGCGCATGGGGCGGGGCATGCGGCAAGCGCCGATGCCATGCCCTGTCATGCGGACATGCCGCCGCCGGCCCCGACCCAGCCCGACCACGCATCCCACCACGCGCACGCGGCCGACTGCTGCAAGCTGGGCAGCTGCGACTGCCTGCACCACTGCAGCCTGGCCTTGCTGACCCTGCCGGCGCTACCTGCCGGCCTGCCCGGCCGCCCGGCACTGCCGGCAATTCCGGCCGACGGGCGTGGCAGCCCGGTGCCCGAACAGCCGGTTCGACCTCCCATCGGCTGA